A portion of the Camelus ferus isolate YT-003-E chromosome 16, BCGSAC_Cfer_1.0, whole genome shotgun sequence genome contains these proteins:
- the TMEM100 gene encoding LOW QUALITY PROTEIN: transmembrane protein 100 (The sequence of the model RefSeq protein was modified relative to this genomic sequence to represent the inferred CDS: deleted 1 base in 1 codon) yields the protein MTEEPVKETVGTPKSPKPGTMEKSPNREVVVTMVPLVSEIQLTAATGGAELSCYRCIIPFAVVVLIAGIVVTAVAYSFNSHGSIISILGLVLLSSGLLLLASSALCWKVRQRSKKAKRRESQTALVANQRSLFA from the exons ATGACCGAAGAGCCCGTTAAGGAGACCGTGGGAACCCCAAAGTCCCCCAAGCCAGGGACAATGGAGAAGAGCCCTAACAGAGAGGTAGTGGTCACCATGGTTCCCCTGGTCAGTGAGATTCAGCTGACGGCCGCCACGGGGGGCGCCGAGCTCTCCTGCTACCGCTGCATCATCCCCTTCGCC GTGGTGGTCCTCATCGCCGGGATCGTGGTCACGGCCGTGGCTTACAGCTTCAATTCTCATGGCTCCATCATCTCCATCTTAGGCCTGGTCCTTCTGTCGTCAGGACTTCTTTTGTTAGCCTCCAGCGCCCTGTGCTGGAAGGTGCGACAGAGGAGCAAGAAAGCCAAGAGACGGGAGAGTCAGACGGCTCTCGTGGCAAATCAGAGAAGCTTGTTTGCTTAG